In Acidobacteriota bacterium, a single window of DNA contains:
- a CDS encoding fumarylacetoacetate hydrolase family protein, with amino-acid sequence MERIHTIDTPSKIVCVGLNYKDHAAETNKPLPSEPMLFIKPSTAVIRAGEAIRIPPGVGRVDHEAELGVVIGTRAYRVPKSRALEYVRGITCVNDVTARELQAKDVQYTRAKGFDTFAPIGPCIATGYDGRPLKVEGLVNGEVRQSSSSAQLIFPVDHLIWFISSVMTLLPGDIIATGTPAGIGPLKAGDTVTIRVEGVGELTNPVEDSKI; translated from the coding sequence ATGGAACGAATTCATACCATCGATACGCCGTCGAAAATCGTCTGCGTCGGGCTCAACTACAAGGACCACGCGGCGGAGACCAACAAGCCGCTGCCCAGCGAGCCGATGCTCTTCATCAAGCCTTCCACGGCGGTGATCCGCGCGGGGGAAGCGATCCGTATTCCGCCGGGAGTCGGCCGCGTGGACCACGAGGCGGAGCTCGGCGTCGTGATCGGCACGCGCGCGTACCGCGTGCCCAAGTCACGCGCCCTGGAGTACGTGCGCGGCATCACCTGCGTCAACGATGTGACCGCGCGCGAGCTGCAGGCCAAGGACGTGCAGTACACGCGCGCGAAGGGATTCGACACCTTTGCGCCCATCGGCCCGTGCATCGCCACCGGCTACGACGGCCGGCCGTTGAAGGTCGAAGGCCTCGTGAACGGCGAAGTGCGCCAGTCGTCAAGCTCGGCGCAGCTGATTTTCCCGGTCGACCACCTGATCTGGTTCATTTCGTCCGTCATGACGCTGCTCCCCGGCGACATCATCGCAACCGGTACGCCCGCGGGCATCGGACCGCTCAAGGCGGGAGACACGGTCACGATCCGGGTGGAGGGGGTTGGTGAGCTGACGAATCCGGTGGAAGATTCGAAGATTTGA
- the fsa gene encoding fructose-6-phosphate aldolase: MKLFIDSGNLKEIEALVPLGIIDGITTNPSLLAKEAGDSRALLRKICRTVQGPTSAEVVATEASAMVAEGRDLATIDEHIVVKVPFGKEGVKACRQLVAEGIRVNVTLVFSATQALLAAKVGASYVSPFVGRLDDIATEGMALIEQIVDIYENYNFTTEILVASVRHPIHVVQAARMGADICTCPAAVIEAMFKHPLTDIGLERFLKDWEKAQAAAKI, translated from the coding sequence ATGAAGCTGTTCATCGATAGCGGCAACCTGAAGGAAATCGAAGCGCTGGTCCCCCTCGGCATCATCGACGGGATCACGACCAACCCGTCGCTGCTCGCGAAGGAAGCGGGGGACTCTCGCGCCCTTCTGAGGAAGATCTGCCGCACGGTCCAGGGGCCGACGAGCGCGGAGGTGGTCGCCACCGAGGCATCCGCGATGGTGGCGGAAGGGCGCGATCTTGCGACGATCGACGAGCACATCGTCGTCAAGGTGCCGTTCGGGAAGGAAGGCGTCAAGGCGTGCCGGCAGCTCGTCGCGGAGGGGATCCGCGTGAACGTGACGCTCGTCTTCTCGGCGACGCAGGCGCTGCTGGCCGCGAAGGTGGGCGCGTCGTACGTGAGCCCGTTCGTCGGGCGGCTGGACGACATCGCGACCGAAGGCATGGCGCTCATCGAGCAGATCGTGGACATCTACGAGAACTACAACTTCACGACCGAGATTCTCGTGGCGAGCGTCCGGCACCCGATCCACGTCGTGCAGGCGGCGCGCATGGGCGCGGACATCTGCACCTGCCCGGCGGCGGTGATCGAGGCGATGTTCAAACACCCGCTCACCGACATCGGGCTCGAGCGGTTCCTGAAGGACTGGGAAAAGGCGCAGGCGGCCGCGAAGATTTGA
- a CDS encoding acyl-CoA carboxylase subunit beta, with protein sequence MSHLENLERRAELGGGEARLKKQHEAGKLTARERIDLLFDTGTFEEIDRLVTHRCRDFGMEDQIIPGDGVVAGHGRIDGRQVYAFAQDFTVFGGSLSETNAAKIVKIMDLAVKMGAPVVGLNDSGGARIQEGVLSLGGYADIFLRNTLASGVVPQISAIMGPCAGGAVYSPAITDFNIMVQKTSYMFVTGPDVIKSVTHEEVTKEDLGGARTHNETSGVAHFSVADDRECLQLIRELLGYLPSNNVDDPPRIDTADPADREDESLDRLVPESPNQPYDMHDLIHAVVDDGVFLEVHRDYARNIIVGFARLGGRSAGIVANQPAHLAGVLDIDASVKGARFVRFCDAFNIPLITFEDVPGFLPGTRQEYGGIIRHGAKLLFAYAEATVPKVTVITRKAYGGAYCVMSSKHIRTDVNFAWPAAEIAVMGAEGAVNILYKREIETAPDPVAARAAKVAEFREKFANPYVAASRGFIDEVIHPRTTRAKLISALAGLETKRDRNPPKKHGNIPL encoded by the coding sequence CTGAGCCATCTCGAGAATCTGGAGCGGCGCGCCGAGCTGGGGGGCGGGGAAGCGCGGCTGAAGAAGCAGCACGAGGCGGGCAAGCTGACCGCGCGCGAGCGGATCGACCTGCTGTTCGACACCGGCACCTTCGAGGAGATCGACAGACTGGTCACGCACCGCTGTCGCGACTTCGGGATGGAGGATCAAATCATCCCCGGGGACGGCGTGGTGGCGGGGCACGGCCGGATCGACGGCCGGCAGGTGTACGCCTTCGCGCAGGACTTCACGGTGTTCGGCGGGTCGCTCTCGGAGACCAACGCCGCCAAGATCGTGAAGATCATGGACCTGGCGGTGAAGATGGGGGCGCCGGTCGTCGGCCTGAACGACTCGGGGGGCGCACGGATCCAGGAAGGCGTGCTGTCGCTCGGCGGCTACGCCGACATCTTCCTGCGCAACACGCTCGCCTCCGGCGTCGTCCCGCAGATCTCCGCGATCATGGGGCCGTGCGCCGGGGGGGCGGTGTACTCGCCGGCGATCACCGACTTCAACATCATGGTCCAGAAGACGAGCTACATGTTCGTCACCGGGCCGGACGTGATCAAGTCGGTGACGCACGAGGAGGTCACGAAGGAAGACCTCGGCGGCGCGCGCACCCACAACGAGACGAGCGGCGTGGCGCACTTCAGCGTCGCCGACGATCGCGAGTGCCTGCAGCTGATCCGCGAGCTGCTCGGCTACCTGCCGAGCAACAACGTGGACGATCCGCCGCGGATCGACACCGCCGATCCCGCGGACCGCGAGGACGAGTCGCTGGATCGCCTCGTGCCGGAGTCGCCGAACCAGCCGTACGACATGCACGACCTCATTCACGCGGTGGTCGACGACGGCGTGTTTCTCGAGGTGCACCGCGACTATGCGCGCAACATCATCGTGGGTTTCGCGCGGCTCGGCGGCCGGTCGGCCGGCATCGTCGCGAACCAGCCGGCGCACCTGGCCGGCGTGCTGGACATCGACGCCTCTGTGAAAGGGGCGCGTTTCGTGCGGTTCTGCGACGCGTTCAACATCCCGCTGATCACCTTCGAGGACGTCCCCGGGTTCCTGCCGGGGACGCGCCAGGAGTACGGCGGCATCATCAGGCACGGCGCGAAGCTGCTCTTCGCGTACGCCGAAGCGACGGTGCCGAAGGTGACCGTGATCACGCGGAAGGCGTACGGCGGTGCGTATTGCGTCATGTCGTCGAAGCACATCCGCACGGACGTGAACTTCGCATGGCCGGCGGCGGAGATCGCCGTGATGGGCGCGGAAGGGGCCGTCAACATCCTGTATAAGCGGGAGATCGAGACGGCACCGGACCCCGTCGCCGCGCGCGCCGCCAAGGTCGCGGAGTTCAGGGAGAAGTTCGCGAACCCGTACGTGGCGGCGTCGCGCGGGTTCATCGACGAAGTCATCCATCCGCGCACGACGCGTGCGAAGCTGATCTCGGCGCTGGCGGGCCTGGAGACCAAGCGCGACAGGAATCCGCCGAAGAAGCACGGGAATATACCGCTCTGA